One Nostocoides sp. HKS02 genomic window carries:
- a CDS encoding MarR family winged helix-turn-helix transcriptional regulator: MPKPIRLPFDPITRAAQLWIRRWGRGSQPLAMASATSIMRVQQLLITDYDAIVGRHGLTFARYEALVLLAFSREGRLGMSKIGQRLMVHPTSATNIIQRLDAQGFVRRVPNPDDGRGTLAVITDAGREAMEAATADLVQSRFGLGMLTAAEHEQLFELLRKVRIGAADFDA; encoded by the coding sequence GTGCCCAAGCCCATCCGCCTGCCGTTCGACCCGATCACCCGGGCGGCGCAGTTGTGGATCCGCAGGTGGGGACGCGGGTCACAGCCGCTCGCCATGGCCAGTGCCACCTCGATCATGCGGGTCCAGCAGCTGCTCATCACCGACTACGACGCGATCGTGGGTCGCCACGGGCTCACCTTCGCGCGCTACGAGGCCCTGGTGCTCCTCGCCTTCAGCCGCGAGGGTCGCCTCGGCATGAGCAAGATCGGCCAGCGCCTCATGGTCCACCCCACCAGCGCCACGAACATCATCCAGCGGCTCGACGCCCAGGGGTTCGTCCGACGGGTGCCGAACCCCGATGACGGTCGCGGCACCCTGGCCGTCATCACCGACGCGGGCCGGGAGGCCATGGAGGCGGCGACCGCCGACCTCGTGCAGTCCCGGTTCGGCCTCGGCATGCTCACCGCCGCCGAGCACGAGCAGCTGTTCGAGCTCCTGCGCAAGGTCCGTATCGGGGCTGCCGACTTCGACGCCTGA
- the meaB gene encoding methylmalonyl Co-A mutase-associated GTPase MeaB: protein MAPRTVDVPALVESARAGSPRAVARLISLVEDAHPALREVMAALAPHTGQAHIIGITGSPGVGKSTSTNAFVAAYRAQGKRVGVLAVDPSSPFSGGALLGDRVRMQDHALDPEVYIRSMASRGHLGGLSWTTPQALRVLDAAGCEVILIETVGVGQSEVEIAGLADTTLVLLAPGMGDGIQAAKAGILEIGDVFVVNKADRDGADATVRDIRHMISLGDRTEPGLWRPPVVKTVAAQGQGIDEVIEAIEKHTSWMDESGTLRERRVRRAGDEIESIALQQLRAKMGDLRHGNGVDELAAAVVDGTTDPYAAADKIVAALG, encoded by the coding sequence TTGGCCCCCCGCACCGTCGACGTGCCTGCCCTGGTCGAGTCGGCCAGGGCAGGCTCGCCTCGGGCCGTCGCCCGCCTCATCTCGCTGGTCGAGGACGCGCACCCCGCCCTGCGCGAGGTGATGGCGGCCCTGGCGCCGCACACCGGCCAGGCGCATATCATCGGCATCACGGGCAGCCCGGGCGTCGGCAAGTCCACGTCCACGAACGCCTTCGTCGCGGCATACCGCGCCCAGGGCAAACGCGTCGGGGTGCTGGCCGTCGACCCGTCCTCACCGTTCTCCGGCGGCGCCCTGCTCGGCGACCGCGTCCGCATGCAGGACCACGCGCTCGACCCCGAGGTCTACATTCGCTCGATGGCCAGCCGCGGCCACCTCGGCGGCCTCTCGTGGACCACCCCGCAGGCGCTGCGCGTGCTCGACGCGGCCGGGTGTGAGGTGATCCTCATCGAGACCGTGGGAGTGGGCCAGTCGGAGGTCGAGATCGCGGGGCTCGCCGACACCACGCTCGTGCTGCTCGCTCCCGGGATGGGCGACGGCATCCAGGCGGCCAAGGCAGGCATCCTCGAGATCGGCGACGTCTTCGTCGTCAACAAGGCCGACCGCGACGGCGCCGACGCCACCGTGCGCGACATCAGGCACATGATCTCCCTGGGCGACCGCACCGAGCCGGGCCTGTGGCGGCCCCCCGTGGTGAAAACGGTTGCCGCGCAGGGTCAAGGCATCGACGAGGTGATCGAGGCCATCGAGAAGCACACGTCCTGGATGGACGAGTCCGGCACCTTGCGCGAGCGGCGGGTGCGCCGCGCCGGCGACGAGATCGAGTCCATCGCCCTGCAGCAGCTCCGCGCCAAGATGGGCGACCTGCGCCACGGCAACGGCGTCGACGAGCTCGCGGCCGCCGTCGTGGACGGCACGACCGACCCGTATGCCGCGGCCGACAAGATCGTCGCCGCCCTCGGGTGA
- a CDS encoding pilus assembly protein, translating into MGSFRDECGTAVVEFVFLAVLVMVPLFYLVMTLARVQAGAYAASTAAREAGRAYVTASSQGDADVRARAAARIAFADQGFDPGETGLRMACDGDPCLRPDGRIEVSATVRVALPLVPSFARAVVPLEVAVGATHVAVVDRFRGAP; encoded by the coding sequence ATGGGGTCCTTCCGCGATGAGTGCGGCACTGCGGTGGTGGAGTTCGTCTTTCTCGCGGTCCTCGTCATGGTGCCGTTGTTCTACTTGGTCATGACCCTGGCGCGGGTCCAGGCTGGGGCGTATGCCGCGTCGACCGCAGCGCGCGAAGCCGGACGGGCGTACGTGACCGCGTCCTCGCAGGGGGACGCCGACGTCCGAGCGCGCGCTGCGGCGCGAATCGCCTTTGCCGATCAGGGGTTTGATCCTGGAGAGACAGGCCTGAGGATGGCGTGCGACGGCGATCCGTGCCTGCGTCCGGACGGTCGCATCGAGGTGTCGGCGACGGTCAGGGTTGCGCTCCCGCTGGTGCCCTCCTTCGCGCGCGCCGTCGTTCCCCTCGAGGTGGCGGTCGGCGCGACCCACGTGGCCGTGGTGGACCGGTTCCGAGGTGCGCCGTGA
- a CDS encoding serine/threonine-protein kinase has product MQPQVIAGRYEVTRAIGSGGMGTVWLARDTVLGREVAIKRVGALPGEPAAAARAMREARIAASLNDAHVVGVYDIVDEDDAHWLVMEYVDGQSLAEQIRDEGPLPVARVAGIGALVARALAKAHQRGIVHRDIKPGNILITKSGNPKISDFGIARAHADDQLTQTGFMTGTPSYLSPELARGGDPTSASDVWALGATLYSAVEGAPAYEAQANPLATLQMIASGSPRPMELAGPLGGAIAAMMAPEASDRWDMTTAADHLDRIARGDMTMPLPVGAAFGAGATELLPEPMESTQRLGAAPVDEPPAYVPPAGPDDEPRRPGGRGWIIAALVLLLLGLALAYALTSGFGSNTPTPGTTTTVTSTNTKTVSPSRPPSSSTSSSSSSSSSTSAPPRPRPRRPRPP; this is encoded by the coding sequence GTGCAGCCCCAGGTGATCGCCGGACGCTACGAGGTGACCCGTGCCATCGGTAGCGGCGGCATGGGCACCGTGTGGCTCGCTCGTGACACCGTGCTCGGCCGCGAGGTGGCCATCAAGCGGGTGGGGGCGCTGCCAGGGGAGCCTGCGGCTGCCGCGCGGGCGATGCGCGAGGCACGGATCGCCGCCTCGCTCAACGACGCGCACGTCGTCGGCGTCTACGACATCGTGGACGAGGACGACGCGCACTGGCTCGTGATGGAGTACGTCGACGGCCAGAGCCTGGCCGAGCAGATCCGCGACGAGGGGCCGTTGCCCGTCGCTCGCGTGGCCGGGATCGGCGCCCTGGTGGCCCGGGCCCTGGCCAAGGCGCACCAGCGCGGCATCGTGCACCGTGACATCAAGCCGGGCAACATCCTCATCACCAAGTCGGGCAACCCCAAGATCAGCGACTTCGGCATCGCCCGGGCGCACGCCGACGACCAGCTGACCCAGACCGGGTTCATGACCGGCACGCCGAGCTACCTCTCGCCGGAGCTGGCCCGTGGTGGTGACCCGACCTCCGCCTCCGACGTGTGGGCCCTCGGCGCCACGCTGTACTCCGCCGTCGAGGGCGCTCCCGCCTACGAGGCGCAGGCCAACCCCCTGGCGACCCTGCAGATGATCGCCTCCGGGTCCCCGCGGCCCATGGAGCTGGCCGGACCGCTCGGCGGAGCCATCGCCGCGATGATGGCCCCCGAGGCGAGCGACCGGTGGGACATGACCACCGCGGCCGATCACCTGGACCGCATCGCCCGCGGCGACATGACCATGCCCCTGCCCGTCGGCGCGGCCTTCGGCGCCGGCGCCACCGAGCTGCTGCCCGAACCCATGGAGAGCACCCAGCGCCTGGGCGCCGCCCCCGTGGACGAGCCGCCGGCATACGTCCCGCCCGCTGGGCCCGACGACGAGCCGCGCCGGCCCGGTGGTCGCGGGTGGATCATCGCCGCCCTGGTCCTGCTGCTGCTCGGGCTGGCCCTCGCCTACGCCCTGACCAGCGGCTTCGGCTCGAACACGCCGACCCCCGGCACGACCACGACGGTCACCTCCACCAACACCAAGACGGTCTCGCCATCGCGGCCCCCCTCGTCCTCCACGAGCTCCTCGTCCAGCTCGTCGTCGAGCACCTCGGCTCCCCCACGACCACGACCACGACGACCGCGCCCGCCCTGA
- a CDS encoding acetyl-CoA C-acetyltransferase, with amino-acid sequence MTTQPDRPVSVIVAGARTPMGRLLGSLKDFSGADLGGFAIKGALDKAGVAPDQVDYVIMGQVLQAGAGQIPARQAAAKAGIPMTVPALTINKVCLSGINAIAMADQLIRAGEFDVVVAGGQESMTNAPHLLTKSREGYKYGDVPLRDHMAFDGLWDAFTDQAMGLLTEQANTGDQQFTREQQDEFSARSHQLAARAWKDGLFDDEVVAVSIPQRKGDPVEFKTDEGVRADTTTETLGKLRPAFSKDGTITAGSASQISDGAAAVVVMSKAKAQELGLTWLAEIGAHGMVAGPDSTLQQQPARAIAQACEREGITPADLDLVEINEAFAAVGLASAKELGIDLDKVNVNGGAIAMGHPIGMSGARIALHLALELKRRGGGVGAAALCGGGGQGDALIVRVPRSENG; translated from the coding sequence ATGACTACTCAGCCTGACCGACCTGTTTCTGTGATCGTCGCGGGCGCACGCACGCCCATGGGCCGGCTGCTCGGCTCGCTCAAGGACTTCTCCGGCGCCGACCTCGGCGGCTTCGCCATCAAGGGCGCCCTCGACAAGGCCGGCGTCGCGCCCGACCAGGTCGACTACGTGATCATGGGCCAGGTGCTCCAGGCCGGCGCGGGCCAGATCCCCGCCCGCCAGGCCGCCGCCAAGGCCGGCATCCCCATGACCGTCCCCGCGCTGACGATCAACAAGGTCTGCCTCTCGGGCATCAACGCCATCGCCATGGCCGACCAGCTGATCCGCGCCGGCGAGTTCGACGTCGTCGTGGCGGGCGGCCAGGAGTCGATGACCAACGCCCCCCACCTGCTGACCAAGTCCCGTGAGGGCTACAAGTACGGCGATGTGCCGCTGCGCGACCACATGGCCTTCGACGGCCTGTGGGACGCCTTCACCGACCAGGCCATGGGGCTGCTCACCGAGCAGGCCAACACCGGTGACCAGCAGTTCACCCGCGAGCAGCAGGACGAGTTCTCGGCGCGCAGCCACCAGCTCGCTGCCCGCGCGTGGAAGGACGGCCTGTTCGACGACGAGGTCGTCGCAGTCTCCATCCCGCAGCGCAAGGGTGACCCGGTCGAGTTCAAGACCGACGAGGGCGTCCGCGCCGACACGACCACCGAAACGCTCGGCAAGCTGCGCCCCGCGTTCTCCAAGGACGGCACCATCACCGCCGGCTCCGCCTCCCAGATCAGCGACGGCGCCGCTGCGGTCGTCGTCATGAGCAAGGCCAAGGCGCAGGAGCTCGGCCTGACCTGGCTCGCCGAGATCGGCGCCCACGGCATGGTCGCCGGCCCCGACTCGACGCTCCAGCAGCAGCCCGCGCGCGCCATCGCCCAGGCCTGCGAGCGCGAGGGCATCACCCCGGCCGACCTCGACCTCGTCGAGATCAACGAGGCGTTCGCGGCGGTCGGCCTGGCCTCGGCCAAGGAGCTCGGCATCGACCTCGACAAGGTCAACGTCAACGGCGGCGCCATCGCCATGGGTCACCCGATCGGCATGTCCGGCGCCCGCATCGCCCTGCACCTCGCCCTCGAGCTCAAGCGCCGCGGCGGCGGCGTCGGCGCGGCGGCGCTGTGTGGTGGCGGCGGCCAGGGCGACGCCCTGATCGTGCGTGTCCCCCGCTCCGAGAACGGCTGA
- a CDS encoding type II secretion system F family protein: MLAEFPTTAELLALAVGAGEGAVGALERICRLSHGELSGELARCLADARAGASLPDALQGLADRTGLVSLARFVDGMVVAVERGTPLAEVLRAQAQDARETGRRSVMEAAGRKEIAMMLPVVFLVLPVTVLFAVFPGFSFLHFTV, from the coding sequence ATGCTCGCTGAGTTTCCGACGACCGCCGAGCTGCTGGCTCTGGCCGTGGGCGCTGGAGAGGGCGCGGTCGGTGCACTCGAACGCATCTGCCGGCTCTCGCACGGCGAGCTGTCTGGCGAGCTGGCCCGGTGCCTGGCAGATGCCCGGGCCGGTGCCAGCCTGCCCGACGCGTTGCAGGGTCTTGCCGACCGCACGGGTCTGGTGAGCCTCGCCCGCTTCGTCGACGGCATGGTCGTCGCTGTCGAGCGCGGCACGCCCCTCGCCGAGGTGCTGCGAGCCCAGGCCCAGGACGCTCGCGAGACCGGGCGTCGGTCCGTCATGGAGGCGGCCGGCCGCAAGGAGATCGCCATGATGCTGCCCGTGGTGTTCCTCGTGCTGCCGGTGACCGTCCTTTTCGCCGTCTTTCCGGGCTTCTCCTTCTTGCACTTCACCGTCTGA
- a CDS encoding thiamine-binding protein: protein MLVAFSVAPSLVADAADDTGSVSQAVAAAVEVVRASGLPNRTDAMFTTIEGEWEECMTVVKGAVDAVAAFGPRVSLVLKADIRPGYAGELTAKVARLEAALDERS from the coding sequence ATGCTTGTTGCCTTCTCCGTCGCACCCTCCCTCGTCGCCGACGCCGCTGACGACACCGGCTCGGTGAGCCAGGCCGTCGCGGCGGCGGTCGAGGTCGTCCGCGCCTCCGGGCTGCCCAACCGCACCGACGCGATGTTCACCACCATCGAGGGGGAGTGGGAGGAGTGCATGACCGTGGTCAAGGGCGCCGTCGACGCGGTGGCCGCGTTCGGCCCGCGCGTGAGCCTCGTGCTCAAGGCGGACATCCGACCCGGGTATGCCGGTGAGCTGACGGCCAAGGTCGCGCGCCTCGAGGCGGCGCTCGACGAACGCAGCTAG
- a CDS encoding FAD-dependent oxidoreductase, translating to MTRVRPALVFVVGPEHLPTIESEFSRYARDYEVLCADSADAGRALVARLTSAQVPVALLGIGWQVPGVEHGLELMDELHNQVATARRICLTGRHDFGLSLTALRGALGQGRIDTYLLIPQGPRDEEFHTAIVEYLSDWGWAASTPEVEGVQIVDGSGSSEVARIRDFLDRMGIPHRVYTPDSDVGRQIIGQLPSVLGGAAPAFPVVSAGIVGGPMEGATAREVARRFYGSPASLDSDEVADLVVIGSGPAGLAAAVYGASEGLSTIVIESEAVGGQAGTSSMIRNYLGFPRGISGMRLAQRARFQATRFGAAIYTGVGAEAIDPGAAPGEPHTVRTEGGRLRARAVVVATGVAYRRLGIEALEALVGLGVFYGAATSASREMQGRDVFVVGGGNSAGQAAVHLARYARSVTLLVRRPDLSATMSDYLVRQIAATDRIAVRTATRVTDGGGAGHLDWLELTGPDGAQRVAADGLFLLLGADPCGDWLPDDIARDDRGFVFTGREVPKERWTDGRPPASLETTVPGIFAAGDIRAGSMKRVASASGEGAATVALVHAYLTPTRT from the coding sequence ATGACGAGGGTGCGTCCAGCTCTCGTCTTCGTGGTCGGGCCCGAGCACCTGCCCACGATCGAGAGCGAGTTCTCGCGCTACGCAAGGGATTACGAGGTCCTGTGCGCCGACAGTGCTGACGCCGGACGCGCCCTGGTCGCCCGCCTGACGAGTGCGCAGGTGCCGGTCGCGCTGCTCGGCATCGGGTGGCAGGTCCCCGGCGTCGAGCACGGCCTCGAGCTGATGGACGAGCTGCACAACCAGGTGGCGACGGCCCGGCGGATCTGCCTCACCGGACGCCACGACTTCGGGCTGTCCCTGACCGCGCTGCGTGGGGCGCTCGGTCAGGGCCGCATCGACACCTACCTGCTCATCCCGCAGGGTCCGCGGGACGAGGAGTTCCACACGGCGATCGTCGAGTACCTCTCGGACTGGGGCTGGGCCGCGTCCACCCCCGAGGTCGAGGGCGTGCAGATCGTCGACGGGAGCGGCTCGTCAGAGGTGGCGCGCATCCGCGACTTCCTCGACCGCATGGGCATCCCACACCGCGTGTACACCCCGGACAGCGACGTGGGCCGACAGATCATCGGCCAGCTGCCGTCCGTCCTCGGCGGTGCGGCTCCGGCGTTCCCGGTGGTGTCAGCCGGCATCGTGGGCGGCCCGATGGAGGGCGCCACGGCCCGCGAGGTGGCGCGGCGGTTCTACGGCTCGCCGGCCAGCCTCGACTCCGACGAGGTGGCTGACCTCGTCGTCATCGGTTCGGGACCAGCGGGGCTGGCCGCCGCGGTCTACGGCGCCTCAGAGGGCCTGAGCACGATCGTCATCGAGTCCGAGGCCGTGGGCGGCCAGGCGGGCACGAGCTCGATGATCCGCAACTACCTGGGCTTCCCCCGCGGCATCTCGGGTATGCGCCTCGCCCAGCGGGCGCGGTTCCAGGCCACCCGCTTCGGCGCGGCCATCTACACCGGGGTGGGTGCCGAGGCGATCGACCCGGGCGCCGCGCCGGGCGAGCCCCACACGGTCCGTACGGAGGGCGGCCGACTGCGCGCCCGCGCCGTCGTCGTGGCGACCGGGGTGGCCTACCGGCGGCTGGGGATCGAGGCGCTCGAGGCGCTCGTGGGCCTGGGAGTCTTCTACGGCGCCGCCACCAGTGCATCGCGCGAGATGCAGGGGCGCGACGTCTTCGTCGTCGGCGGCGGCAACTCGGCGGGCCAGGCCGCGGTCCACCTCGCGCGTTATGCGCGATCGGTCACCTTGCTCGTGCGGCGGCCCGATCTGTCGGCGACGATGTCCGACTACCTCGTGCGCCAGATCGCGGCCACGGATCGGATCGCGGTCCGCACGGCCACTCGGGTCACCGATGGCGGTGGCGCGGGGCACCTGGACTGGCTGGAGCTCACGGGGCCCGATGGTGCACAGCGCGTGGCGGCGGACGGCTTGTTCCTCTTGCTGGGTGCCGACCCCTGTGGCGACTGGCTGCCCGACGACATCGCGCGCGACGACCGCGGCTTCGTGTTCACCGGGCGCGAGGTGCCCAAGGAGCGCTGGACCGACGGCCGGCCGCCCGCATCGCTGGAGACGACGGTGCCGGGCATCTTCGCCGCAGGCGACATCCGGGCGGGGTCCATGAAGCGGGTCGCGTCCGCGAGCGGGGAGGGTGCAGCGACTGTGGCGCTGGTGCACGCCTACCTGACCCCGACGCGCACCTGA
- a CDS encoding type II secretion system F family protein — translation MVGVMLGLVLGSGLFCIWWSAWVPQERRAGASRATPVDRLRDQLVQAGLAGVGLRALLSATVIAFVLVALIVMAVTEVPSISVAFAVMAGYAPVAFVRARARRRRASFRDLWPDVVDNIASGVRAGLALPEALSQLGRRGPEELRPAFLRFAEDYRATGRFHECLDRLKERLSDPVGDRLVESLRMAREVGGSDLGRLLRTLATFLREDSRTRAELETRQGWTVNAARLAVAAPWVVLAMLCTRPESIRAYASATGTLVLVVGAVVSLAAYRVMVSIGRLPEDERVLR, via the coding sequence ATGGTCGGGGTCATGCTTGGGCTGGTGCTCGGCAGCGGGTTGTTCTGCATCTGGTGGTCGGCGTGGGTCCCGCAGGAGCGCCGGGCCGGCGCCAGCCGCGCCACCCCGGTGGACCGGCTGCGAGACCAGCTGGTTCAGGCTGGTCTCGCGGGAGTGGGGCTGCGCGCGCTGCTCAGCGCAACGGTGATCGCGTTCGTCCTGGTGGCACTGATCGTCATGGCGGTGACCGAGGTTCCGTCGATTTCGGTCGCCTTCGCTGTGATGGCGGGATATGCACCGGTGGCGTTCGTTCGTGCCCGCGCGCGTCGTCGCCGGGCCAGCTTCCGCGACCTGTGGCCCGACGTGGTCGACAACATCGCCTCGGGCGTGCGCGCGGGTCTCGCCCTGCCCGAGGCCCTGAGCCAGCTCGGTCGTCGCGGGCCTGAAGAGCTGCGTCCGGCCTTTCTCCGGTTCGCCGAGGACTACCGCGCCACGGGCCGTTTCCACGAGTGCCTCGACCGGCTCAAGGAACGGCTCAGCGACCCGGTCGGCGACCGACTCGTCGAGTCGCTGCGCATGGCCCGCGAGGTCGGCGGCAGCGACCTTGGTCGACTGCTGCGCACCCTCGCCACCTTCTTGCGCGAGGACAGCCGGACTCGCGCCGAGCTTGAGACCCGACAGGGCTGGACCGTCAACGCCGCCCGGCTCGCGGTCGCCGCACCGTGGGTGGTGCTGGCGATGCTGTGCACGCGCCCCGAGTCCATCCGCGCCTACGCCAGCGCCACCGGCACGCTCGTCCTCGTGGTCGGGGCCGTCGTGTCCCTGGCTGCCTATCGGGTCATGGTCTCCATCGGTCGACTGCCCGAGGACGAGCGGGTGCTCAGGTGA
- a CDS encoding TadE family protein produces MALPKARGHDSGSAVADFVLVAALVSVLFVAVLQVGLALYVRNTLIACAAEGARLGARADGDPTQGVARTRELIASSLSARYSRDVTAQVTEVDGVQVLSVRVLAPLPVIGPLGPDRGFDVVGRAFLERQ; encoded by the coding sequence GTGGCGCTCCCCAAGGCGCGCGGACACGACTCGGGGTCCGCGGTCGCCGACTTCGTCCTGGTGGCCGCGCTCGTTTCCGTGCTGTTCGTGGCCGTCCTCCAGGTCGGGTTGGCCCTCTACGTGCGCAACACTCTCATCGCGTGTGCGGCCGAGGGTGCACGTCTCGGCGCTCGCGCCGATGGTGATCCGACTCAGGGGGTGGCTCGCACGCGTGAGCTCATCGCCAGTTCCCTGTCGGCCCGGTACTCCCGCGATGTCACCGCACAGGTGACCGAAGTCGACGGTGTCCAGGTCCTCTCGGTCCGGGTGCTGGCGCCCCTGCCGGTCATCGGTCCGCTCGGACCCGACCGCGGCTTCGACGTGGTCGGCCGAGCCTTCCTGGAGCGCCAGTGA
- a CDS encoding CpaF family protein: protein MGSVGDSVAAVEGEVRELIRRSGIDPARDERELEALVREAVNDYDERSLHGGLPVLPDLEHAVKSVMDAVGGFGPLQQYFDDPSVEEIWINEPAKVFVARGGVAELTTTVLTADEVRDLVERMLKTSGRRVDLSSPFVDAVLPDGSRLHVVIPDITRVHWNVNVRKFVVRASHLEDLVGLGTLTRQAATFLGAAVAAGLNILVAGGTQAGKTTLLNCLSAAIPARERVVTCEEVFELKIPLRDVASMQCRQPSLEGTGEIPLRRLVKEALRMRPSRIIVGEVRQAESLDLLIALNSGLPGMCTIHANNAREAITKMCTLPLLAGENVGSRFVVPTVAGSVDIVVHAALEHDGVRRVREVVAVPGRVEGDVVETADLFVQRDGALHRADGFPPHPDRFRRAGFDLAELLAQD from the coding sequence ATGGGTTCTGTCGGCGATTCGGTCGCCGCCGTCGAGGGCGAGGTCAGGGAGCTCATCCGCCGCAGCGGGATCGACCCGGCCCGGGACGAACGCGAGCTCGAGGCCCTGGTGCGCGAGGCGGTGAACGACTACGACGAGAGATCGCTCCACGGCGGCCTGCCGGTGCTGCCTGACCTGGAGCACGCGGTGAAGTCGGTGATGGACGCAGTCGGAGGCTTCGGCCCGCTGCAGCAGTACTTCGACGACCCGTCCGTCGAAGAGATCTGGATCAACGAGCCCGCCAAGGTCTTCGTCGCTCGCGGCGGAGTCGCCGAGCTCACGACGACCGTGCTCACGGCGGACGAGGTCAGGGACCTGGTCGAGCGGATGCTGAAGACGAGCGGGCGCCGGGTGGACCTGTCGAGTCCGTTCGTCGACGCAGTGCTGCCTGACGGTTCGCGCTTGCACGTGGTCATCCCCGACATCACGCGGGTCCACTGGAACGTCAACGTCCGCAAGTTCGTGGTTCGTGCCTCCCATCTCGAGGACCTCGTCGGCCTGGGCACGCTGACCCGTCAGGCAGCGACGTTCCTCGGCGCCGCCGTTGCGGCCGGGCTCAACATCCTTGTGGCCGGCGGGACTCAGGCGGGCAAGACGACTCTGCTGAACTGCCTGAGCGCGGCGATCCCGGCGCGGGAGCGGGTCGTGACGTGCGAGGAGGTCTTCGAGCTCAAGATCCCGTTGCGCGACGTCGCCTCGATGCAGTGCCGCCAACCCAGTCTGGAGGGCACCGGTGAGATCCCGTTGCGACGGCTGGTGAAGGAGGCGCTGCGCATGCGTCCGTCGCGCATCATCGTCGGCGAGGTGCGTCAGGCCGAGAGCCTCGACCTCCTCATCGCGCTCAACAGCGGGTTGCCGGGCATGTGCACGATCCATGCCAACAACGCCCGCGAGGCGATCACCAAGATGTGCACCCTGCCCCTGTTGGCTGGCGAGAACGTCGGGAGTCGTTTCGTGGTGCCGACCGTCGCCGGTTCGGTCGACATCGTGGTGCACGCCGCGCTGGAGCACGACGGCGTCCGCCGGGTGCGGGAGGTCGTCGCTGTCCCGGGCCGAGTCGAGGGCGATGTCGTCGAGACGGCTGACCTGTTCGTCCAGCGCGACGGCGCGCTGCACCGCGCCGACGGGTTCCCGCCCCATCCCGACCGCTTTCGGCGGGCCGGATTCGACCTCGCCGAGCTGTTGGCACAGGACTAG